The sequence ACCGCCACCTCAGACCAGCCGACGGGCCACCCGTAGGGAGCGGCCCGGGCCGCACCGCCCCACAGGCAGATCACGGCCAGGAGTAAGACTATGGGAACACAGCGACGCAACGCCCTCACCGGTTACTCCCCACCACCGCGCCATCTTTACTCCGCACCCCCCGGCGAATCCTGCCGCCCGCGTTCTGCCGTGGTGGTGGGACCGACCCGGTGAGTCAGGAGCGGGCGAGGGCCTCCCTGACCAGTTGGGGGACTTCCCAGGGGAGGGAGGCCACCCGGGCCCCTGCCTGTTGCAGGGCAGCCACCTTGCCCTCGAATGTGCCCCGGCCCCGCTCGATGATGGCACCGGCGTGGCCCATGCGCTTGCCGGGCGGGGCTGACTTTCCGGCCAGGTAGGCCACCACCGGCTTGGACATGGTCCGGATGTACTCGGCGGCCTCCTCCTCGGCAGTGCCGCCGATTTCCCCTACCAGCACCACAACCCTGGTCTCGTCGTCCCGCGAGAATAACTCGAGCAGGTCCACGAACGACAGCCCCACCACGCGGTCGCCGCCCATGCCCACCACCGTGGACTGGCCCAATCCCGCCGCGGAAAGAGCAGCCGCCACCTCGTAAGATAGGGTGCCACTGCGGGCCGCAATCCCCACCGGGCCCGGCGTGTAAATGCCACCGGGCATGATCCCGAGCTTGGTCCGGCCGGGAGATATGATTCCAAAGGTGTTGGGCCCCACCACCGTGGCACCCCGGAAGGAGGCAAAGGCCATGACTTGCATGGCGTCGTGCACCGGGATATGCTCCGTGATCATCACCAGCAGCTTGATACCGGCCTCCAGGGCTTCGAAGGCCGCGTCCCTGGCGAACGGGGCCGGGACAAAGATCACCGAGGCGTTGGCGCCATGGCCGGCCACAGCTTCTTCCACGGTGTCATAAACGGGAACCCCGTGCACCTCGCGGCCTCCCCTTCCCGGAGATGTGCCCGCCACCACACGGGTACCGTAATCGAGCATCTGGCGGGTATGAAATGCCCCCTGGTTTCCCGTGATCCCCTGCACCAGTACCCTGGTAGCGCCGTCAACCAGAATTCCCACTGTCTGCTCCACCTACCCCCGCTGCCCAGCCCGGGCCAGCTCGACCGCCCGAGCGGCAGCCTCCTCCATGTGGCGAAGCACGGCTATGCCCTCTTCCTGCAGCACCCTGGTCGCCTGCTCCTCGTTGGTACCCACCAGGCGCACGACAAGGGGCACGCTGAAGCCCATATCCCTCTTGACCCGCACGATCGCCCGGGCCACCTCATCGCAGCGGGTGATGCCTCCGAAGATGTTGATCAGCATCACACGGGGCCTGGTCTGCAGCAACGCTTCCATGGCGCAGGACATCAGGTCTGCCGCCGCTCCCCCACCCGCGTCCAGAAAGTTGGCCGGCCGGCCCCCGTAACGGGCCAGCACGTCCAGCGTGGCCATGGTTATACCCGCCCCGTTGGCCATCACCGCGATGTCTCCGTCCAGCTGCACGAAGGAAAGCCCCAGGCTCTTCACCCGCCGTTCCAGCTCGGTGCCCTCTTCCACCCGGGGCAGGTCGGGCTGACGGTACAGGGCCTCGTCGTCCACGCTCAGGCGGGCATCCGCCGCCACCAGGCGCCGCCCGCCGCCGGGGCCCACCCCACCCGGCGCTTCCACGACCGCCAGGGGGTTGATCTCCACCAGTTCCGCATCGCAGTGGCGGAACACACCCCAGAGGCGCAGGGCAACATCCTCGAACTGGCGGGCCAGGGGACCATCCAGGCCCAGGCGACGGGCCACAAGCCTCCCCACATAAGGCTGCATCCCCCAGGTGATGTCCAGGGGCTTCCTAACGATGGCCCGCTCGGGAACCTCCTCGATGTCCATTCCCCCGTGGGCGGAAGCTATGAGCAGGGGACGGCGGGCGCTTCCCTCCACCGCTATTCCGAGGTACAGTTCCTTTTCGATGGTCAGCTTCTGCTCCGCCAGGAGCCTCTCCACCCGGTACCCGCGCAGTTCGGTGCCCAGCAGGCGGGCTGCTGCTTCCCGGGCCTCCCCGGGGGTGTGGGCGAAGGCGATGCCGCCCGCCTTGCCCCGCGCCCCCGCCAGGATCTGTGACTTTATGGCCACGGGGCCCAATTCCCGGCACGCCTTTTCAGCCTCCTCCGGCGAGCAGCACACCCGACCTTCGGGCACCGGGATCCCGGCCCGGCGGAAAACCTCTTTAGCCATGTACTCGAAGAACTTCACGGCTCATCCCCCGTCCCGCCGTTCCCGCTACCCGGACCCCTATCGCCATTCCCGCCCTCAGGGCCCTGCGGTTGAGATCCTCGGTCTGCCTGGGAACCCGCGCGAGAACGGCCTGTTCGAGCGGTCCCGGTGGAACAATTTCCGTCACGGCGGCCAGCACCCCCAGCGCCACTATGTTGGCCGCTATATCGCGCCCCACTTCCTCGCGGGCAATGCGGGTCATCGGGACCCGCAGCACCCGATACGGCCCCGGGGGTACGTCCCCGACCAGGTCGCCGTCGGCCAGCAACAGGCCGCCCTCCTTCAGGCTGCCAGCGTATCGCCCGCACGCCACCTGGGTCATCACCAGCAGCAGGTCGGGACGCGTCACCTTGGGGTAGTCGATGTCTTCATCGGAGATGATCACCTCGGCCCGGGCAGCACCTCCGCGAGACTCGGGCCCGTATGACTGTGTCTGGACCACGTTCCAGCCGGCCCGCACCGCCGCATCCGCCAGGATTATCCCGGCGGTAATCAGGCCCTGTCCCCCCGACCCGGCCAGGCGCACTTCCCACCTCGTCACCGCGACTCACCTCCCGCCGCCAGGCGGGCGACCAGGTCCAGATAAGAGCGGGTGTACTCGGGCACACCCTCGTCCCGGTGGAACTCACCGATTACCACCCGCCCCCTGAGTTCCTCGGGGTCCATGCGCTGGGCCTGCGCCAGCGTGACCGCCCGCTCCCGGTACCATTGCAGCATCTTCACGGGATCGCCCATCCGGTTGCCACGCCCGAAATAAGTCGGGCACTGGCTGAGAACCTCCACGAAGGCAAACCCATGGTGCCGGAGCGCCCGTGCCACGTACTCGATCGTCTGGTGGATGTGGTAGGTGGTGCTGCGCGCCACGTAACTCGCCCCCGCCGCCTGTACCACGCGACACAGGTCGAACTCCCGCTCGAGGTGTCCGTACGGCGCCGTGGATGCCCTCGCGCCGGTGGGCGTGAGCGGGGAATACTGGCCGCTCGTCATACCGTAAATCCCGTTGTTGAAGCAAACGCAGGTGATGCCTATATTCCGACGGGCGGCGTGGATGAGGTGATTCCCTCCGATAGCCGCCAGGTCGCCGTCGCCGGCCAGAACTATCACCGTCAGGTCGGGGCGAGCCAGTTTGATGCCGGTGGCGAAAGCCAGCGCCCGGCCGTGGGTGGTGTGCAGGGCATCCATGTCCAGGTAACCCACCGCCCGGGACGAACACCCGATCCCGGACACCGCCACCGCCCGATCCTGGTCAAGGCCGATCCTGTCCATGGCCCGGATCACCGCCCCCAGCACTATGCCGTGGCCACATCCCGCGCACCACAGGTGCGGTAACCGTTCGCGCCGCACGTAGCACAACCCCTGCATCTACACGCCCTCCAGCACGTCGAGCAACTCGTCCGGACGGATGAGCTGCGAATCCACCCTGCTGTATCCCACCACGCGGCAGCGCCCGCCCGCCGCCCGCTCCACCTCGCCCACCAGCTGGCCAAGGTTCATCTCGGGCACGATCATCACCGAGGCCCCGGCGGCGACGGACTCCACTTCCTCGCGCGGGAAAGGCCACAGGGTGGCCAAGCGCAACAGGCCGGCCCGTTTCCCCATCTCCCGGGCCATGCGCACCGCCCTCAGGGCCGAGCGCGCCACGGACCCGTACGCCACCAGAACCACGTCGGCGTCCTCCAGGTACCACCGTTCCACAAGGGTCAGTTCGCGACGCCGCTTTTCCACCTTGGCACACAGCCTTCTGATGAACTTATCCGCTACCTCCGGATTCTCCGTCCAGAACCCGGCGTCATCGTGGTACAGTCCCGTCACCATTACCCGCCTGCCCTCTCCGAACCGCACCAGGGGGGGCACCTCCCCGCCGCACGGCTGCTGGCCCGGATCCAGGATGCCGGGGTCGGGCAGGACCACCCGCTCGCGCATGTGCCCCACCACCTCGTCGGACAGGAGCACCACCGGCACCCGCAGTTCATCCGCCACGGCAAAGGCTCTCACCGTGAGGGTGTATGTCTCCAGGACCGAGCAGGGGCAGAACACCACTACCGGGTGGTCACCGTGGGTTCCCCACCGCGCCTGCATCACGTCCCCCTGGGCGGGGGAGGTGGGCATCCCCGTCGAGGGACCCACCCGCTGCACGTTGACCACCACGCAGGGCGTCTCCGTGACGGCGGCATACCCCAGGTTCTCCTGTTTGAGGGAAAACCCCGGCCCCGAAGTGGCAGTCATCGCGCGCATGCCGGCCAGAGAGGCCCCGACCACGGCAGCCATACTGGCTATCTCATCTTCCATCTGGATGAACCTGCCCCCCACCCGGGGCAACCGTTCCGCCAGCATCTCGGCGATCTCCGTGGAAGGGGTGATGGGGTACCCGGCGAAAAAGCGCAGACCTGCCTGCAGGGCCCCCTGGACACATGCCTCGTTACCCTGCATGAGACGCGGCTCGGGCATGGTCGGCCGTCACCTCCTTTTCGACCACTTCCACGGCAAAGTCCGGGCACCTCAGCTCACAGAGCAGGCACATCGTACAGGCGTCCAGGTTAGCCGCCCGGGGAAGGCCTCCCGGGCCTGCTTCCAGGACCCTCCCCGGGCAGAAGGCGATGCAGATCCCGCACCGTTTGCACCACGATGGGGTGACCCTGATTTCCGCCGCTGCTTTCCTGCCCACCGAACCGCCTCCTGAAATCAGGGGATAATCCCGAGGGCCTTCCAGAAGGGAAGCCCCACCACCACCCACTGGGCCAGCACCACCAGTCCGAAGATCAGGCCGAAACGGGCGGAGTCTTTGGTTTCAAAGAGCCCCGCCCCGCTGAACATGAGCAGGGGAACCGTGTTGAAGGGGAATATGAGCGAGTATGGGACCAGCGTCATGGCCGGGACATACAGCGAGAGGACCGGGAAGCTCAGCGCCTTGGCCAGGGAAACCACTACCGGAAGCATGGCCGCCGCCATGGCGGTGTAGGTGAAGAACAGCATGTGCCCGTAATAGAACAGCAGGACCAGCACCACGAATACACCCAGGAACGGAAGGCCGCTCACGCCCATCCTCTGCAGTACGGTGGTGACGGCCCAGTCCATGCCTTTAGTAAGGGTGAGACCGGCGGAGAGCCCCAGGGCCGCACCGAACATGACGTAGGTCCCCCACGGGACGGCCCGCTCGGCTTCCTTCCAGCTCACCACGCCCCAGCCCGGCAGAAACAGCGGCAATGCCGCTATCACGCCCTTGATGAACGGGTGCAACCCCACTACGGCCTGAGCCAGGGCCGGCAAGGACTTG comes from Bacillota bacterium and encodes:
- the sucD gene encoding succinate--CoA ligase subunit alpha → MGILVDGATRVLVQGITGNQGAFHTRQMLDYGTRVVAGTSPGRGGREVHGVPVYDTVEEAVAGHGANASVIFVPAPFARDAAFEALEAGIKLLVMITEHIPVHDAMQVMAFASFRGATVVGPNTFGIISPGRTKLGIMPGGIYTPGPVGIAARSGTLSYEVAAALSAAGLGQSTVVGMGGDRVVGLSFVDLLELFSRDDETRVVVLVGEIGGTAEEEAAEYIRTMSKPVVAYLAGKSAPPGKRMGHAGAIIERGRGTFEGKVAALQQAGARVASLPWEVPQLVREALARS
- the sucC gene encoding ADP-forming succinate--CoA ligase subunit beta is translated as MKFFEYMAKEVFRRAGIPVPEGRVCCSPEEAEKACRELGPVAIKSQILAGARGKAGGIAFAHTPGEAREAAARLLGTELRGYRVERLLAEQKLTIEKELYLGIAVEGSARRPLLIASAHGGMDIEEVPERAIVRKPLDITWGMQPYVGRLVARRLGLDGPLARQFEDVALRLWGVFRHCDAELVEINPLAVVEAPGGVGPGGGRRLVAADARLSVDDEALYRQPDLPRVEEGTELERRVKSLGLSFVQLDGDIAVMANGAGITMATLDVLARYGGRPANFLDAGGGAAADLMSCAMEALLQTRPRVMLINIFGGITRCDEVARAIVRVKRDMGFSVPLVVRLVGTNEEQATRVLQEEGIAVLRHMEEAAARAVELARAGQRG
- a CDS encoding 2-oxoacid:acceptor oxidoreductase family protein, with amino-acid sequence MTRWEVRLAGSGGQGLITAGIILADAAVRAGWNVVQTQSYGPESRGGAARAEVIISDEDIDYPKVTRPDLLLVMTQVACGRYAGSLKEGGLLLADGDLVGDVPPGPYRVLRVPMTRIAREEVGRDIAANIVALGVLAAVTEIVPPGPLEQAVLARVPRQTEDLNRRALRAGMAIGVRVAGTAGRGMSREVLRVHG
- a CDS encoding 2-oxoacid:ferredoxin oxidoreductase subunit beta translates to MQGLCYVRRERLPHLWCAGCGHGIVLGAVIRAMDRIGLDQDRAVAVSGIGCSSRAVGYLDMDALHTTHGRALAFATGIKLARPDLTVIVLAGDGDLAAIGGNHLIHAARRNIGITCVCFNNGIYGMTSGQYSPLTPTGARASTAPYGHLEREFDLCRVVQAAGASYVARSTTYHIHQTIEYVARALRHHGFAFVEVLSQCPTYFGRGNRMGDPVKMLQWYRERAVTLAQAQRMDPEELRGRVVIGEFHRDEGVPEYTRSYLDLVARLAAGGESR
- a CDS encoding 2-oxoacid:acceptor oxidoreductase subunit alpha, which encodes MPEPRLMQGNEACVQGALQAGLRFFAGYPITPSTEIAEMLAERLPRVGGRFIQMEDEIASMAAVVGASLAGMRAMTATSGPGFSLKQENLGYAAVTETPCVVVNVQRVGPSTGMPTSPAQGDVMQARWGTHGDHPVVVFCPCSVLETYTLTVRAFAVADELRVPVVLLSDEVVGHMRERVVLPDPGILDPGQQPCGGEVPPLVRFGEGRRVMVTGLYHDDAGFWTENPEVADKFIRRLCAKVEKRRRELTLVERWYLEDADVVLVAYGSVARSALRAVRMAREMGKRAGLLRLATLWPFPREEVESVAAGASVMIVPEMNLGQLVGEVERAAGGRCRVVGYSRVDSQLIRPDELLDVLEGV
- a CDS encoding 4Fe-4S dicluster domain-containing protein, which translates into the protein MGRKAAAEIRVTPSWCKRCGICIAFCPGRVLEAGPGGLPRAANLDACTMCLLCELRCPDFAVEVVEKEVTADHARAASHAG